CTGTTGACGTCTTTCTCCAGTCCGATCTGACTGCCGTTCTCATTCACACAGTAGCAGTCATTCTTCCAGCATTGGATTGGATCCCAATTGCCGTTTGGACAGCACTTTGGCAGTTTGTGTGTACCGTTGGTCGACATCAGCAGATGCAAAGTCCGAGCGCAATCTATAACGTGTGAGGATTATTTTTTTGAGGTCACAACTTCGATTGTAATTTAAAGTATTTGTACAATACAATGCACTGTTGAATACTTACTGCAATTCATCTCGTCTGCTGCAGGACTCTTGATTTCGGCAGAATAGTTTTCAATTGGTTTATATTCAGGTGTTACGCATACTTTTCTGAAAGGTTTCAATATGTTTTACTTTTTAGTATTCGATATATTAGCTCAAAGATATTCTTTGCGATTCTGAGAACGTTGATATATCGGCTAATAGGGTTAAGATGTATAAGTTTGAGGCTTAAATGCGACTTGTGTGAGTCATATTTTAAGCTTAGGTATGTTTCTATACAATAGAAGCCGGGGTGCTGCAAATCAAATGACTTTTATAATGATAAAATAGATAATTAGTTGATAACTTCAAGGGTACAAAATTGGCGACGATGGTCTTTAAAGTCTATAATTTGCAATAATTCATCATctacttcttacattcttctCTGTTCAAAGCAATCTAATACATTTTTCTTACTCATTCATCCACATATAAGTATGTAGCTCGATTTTTTTAactgaaatatgtttattttatcttttaatttataccaggaaggcctaacaggtaaccccaatgcacctccctggccagaaacgttgtatatttgatacaaatattattagtattatacaaagtacataaatacatatcaattaatatccacagagacatctatggtcaaatttgtaaagttgcagcattttatacaattcagcgaaattcgaaattgctgaaaactcgagatttgggTAAGatagccaatttgttggaaccgtttcaatgaaaatcagataaattggcaaactctgataggaaacgatcgacctggagtcacaaatccaaggtctggccagcgaaaaccagtgggatttgaatccgtgaccactatatgctaaccactgctggttttaataaataattttctatttaaagtTTCAAGTCTATTAAATACAGatgagtaaaaattaaaattatcagaTAAACTGATGATGAGACGTGGCAATCCTTCAAGAACGCCTGAACAGAATCATTGGCCTCTTCGAATTTGTCTTATGATCATTAGCGAGATGCATAATTCTTGATATATAAACTTGAAACTGAGGCAAAGAATGACTTTAAAGTGTGACCAATATTATTTCTTCTATTATGAAACATAGAAGCAttagaaaattgacaaacttaaTCATTAGGTTCAAAGTAATCTTACACTTTACAATGAGAAAGAGCAAAGAACATACAAATAGGATTCGGTAGGTAATGTGCATCTTTGCTGAGAAATATCTATGAAAGATAAAGTATATATCTATACTCGTATTAGTGTTTATTTACCTGGTTCCGTTGATTTGAATCTTGGCGTAGTTTCCATCGGCTTGGCAGTTCGCCAATGGATATCCCAAATGTTCAAAACCTTCGTGCTTATTCTGCATTACCACCTTTAACATTTCATATCTTTCGTCCTCGCACGGTTTCAGATACTTATCTGGATTCGGTTGCATGTCACTGTTGTCTGGAAATATTACTAAAATTACATAAACAGCTTACAAGTAGACGGGACTTTGGAATCGATACACTTACAGCACGGTAATGTTGTCAATGATTGGACCTCTATGTCGATCATGACATCACTAGATAAAGCTCCCGTGTCCCGATGAATGCAGAAACATCTACTTTCAATGCACTGTATCCGGTCGAACGAACCGTCCGGGAGACATCTCGTTCCTCCGAATGTATCCGTGCCGACTAGTTCTTCCTTCTTGTCTAGTTTCCTGGAGCAAGCTGCAATGATAAAACAGTCACGAACAAAGTTACATGTTTTACTTGTCGCAATATGTTCGTTACAAATACTTACGACACATCATCCTTTGACCGATTGACTTTTCGTTGATGACTTCACCGAATATTCGCTTTCCTTCCGAATTTGTGCAGAAACATCTGAAGAAATCAGAACATGATatgaatgttatatatgtatgtttagctACTGAGAATAGATCTTGgtatgataattataataaattgttattGTGATTTGAAATCTAATTGGTAGTTATAATATTTGATAGGTGctataatatttaaagaataGATGTTTGGAGCTAGGTTTGATAGATATTTTTGTGATATTATACTCATACTGTATActgcgctacagtgctcaatctatttagtggtttgtgtattgataaactgcagaacgtgcagaatagagcaatgcgtgcaattttgaatgtgaggaaacgtaagaatgtaagaagtattttagatgaattgaaatggttggacattagaaatattcttaaattaagcactttaaaatgtatatacatataagctagataagaatctattacccaaatattttaataatcatatagttgggaatagagatatacataattataaaacgagaaataggaataaattaattataggtagagttaagaaagctaaaactgcaggaggtgtttttcacagaggtgttcaaatgtataatgcccttcctgaaagcattagaagtgctaataacattgatgctttcttgaagggtgttaatggatacctttatGGAAGATGATTTGTAATTttagttgttattttgtgttatatgcattagcagtttgctatataaataaataaatacgaatcTCTTGaaagatttatatatgtaatttgtaaatgtgTGAGGTTATAAATGGCTCCAactaaaaaattaatcaaaaatgcaAAACTTTGGTTTCATACGCTAAACTCTTCGATCATATTTAATCAGAATTTTATAAGTTTTGCGTTTTTCTTAAAATAGCTCCGAAAAAAGACTATTAGTTGGTCAACGTTCAAGAGTGTACCGATTCGTAAATATATCAATCTCAACCAATACTAACGTTTGACCAGGTATGCATACTACAGGTCCAAAATTTCCTTCACTGTCACAAGTCGGCTTTTGCACCAAGAATCCAAGCGTGCCACTCTCCCTTTCTTCATCGTAAATATCTTGAGATTGGTGACAAAGAGAGTCCACTGCAAAATCAATCCAAAATTAGCAAACGCTCAATAAAAACGAAATGAACACCAAGCAAAACAATAAATCACTTCTCGTGCATCGCGGATCGTCAGGCAAATCCTCGCAGTACAATTCCGGTCCGCAAATGTTTCCCGACGGAGGAGTTCCGAGACCACCCCGTGTGCACAGATCGTTTTCAACTATAAAATATGTGTTTATTAGATACATTGTAATAGCACGGAATTAAAAACGGTGTTTTTAATACGCACATAAATTTGATATGCAATATGGACAACAATTGCAAAACGTCGGAGATAATATTCTCACTCCCGAATGTGTTGAGTTGCTTATGTCACAATCTGCTGAAGTTGCTTGACATTTACCGCTAGATACGAAGTCCTGTAAGATGGTGTGATTTTCATTTcgaaatttgtaatttaattgaatgacAGGAAACAATCAGATGTTATCTAATTGTATGATAAAGTGTGATTCATAATGCATTAATTTAACCCTTTGTTGCCAAGGCATTTTGAAGTTTCCCTGTTCAGGGTTGCCAGATTGTAGATTTGATTACGCAATACTTCTTTCGAGGTATCCctgtattgtaatatttttaacttcACAATtactaatttataatatttatttcttgatagaattttcaaatatattttttgtttatgttttcttacgctaataaataaatatttggtttattttttatgatttttgtcAGGTTTCACTATGATGTTTGGTGTTTTCCAATATTCTGGGAAATATCCAGTAACATTGAgtttattaatattcaaataaaactttACAAACTaaataacacaaaaaatattttcgacaCCTGAACTGACTACTCTTA
This genomic interval from Arctopsyche grandis isolate Sample6627 chromosome 8, ASM5162203v2, whole genome shotgun sequence contains the following:
- the LOC143916239 gene encoding uncharacterized protein LOC143916239; this translates as MESLRVRSLCILIGIVILQLHSTEAQVAKALLCSSDYCEDFVSSGKCQATSADCDISNSTHSGVRILSPTFCNCCPYCISNLFENDLCTRGGLGTPPSGNICGPELYCEDLPDDPRCTRMDSLCHQSQDIYDEERESGTLGFLVQKPTCDSEGNFGPVVCIPGQTCFCTNSEGKRIFGEVINEKSIGQRMMCPCSRKLDKKEELVGTDTFGGTRCLPDGSFDRIQCIESRCFCIHRDTGALSSDVMIDIEVQSLTTLPCYNSDMQPNPDKYLKPCEDERYEMLKVVMQNKHEGFEHLGYPLANCQADGNYAKIQINGTRKVCVTPEYKPIENYSAEIKSPAADEMNCNCARTLHLLMSTNGTHKLPKCCPNGNWDPIQCWKNDCYCVNENGSQIGLEKDVNSQKELTCVIKNEHKCK